AATAGCGCAGATAGAAGAGATGATTGGCGCGCGGGATGCGCGTGCAGTCGGAGTTCCAGGTGAGCAGGTCGAAAGCCGCGGGCTCGACGCCCTTCATGTAATTGTTGACGAAATAGGTCCAGAACAATTCGTTCGGCCGCAGCATGTTGAAGGTCGTCGCCATTTTGACGCCTTCGAGATAGCCGGTGCGAGACATGGCCTCGTCGAGCGCGGCGAGCCGCGCCTCGTCGATGAACACCTGCATGTCGCCGGCGTCGGTGAAATCGACCTGCGTCGCCAGAAAGGTCACGCTGTCGATGCGGTCGTCGCCCTTCTCGGCCAGATAGGCGAGGGTCGCGGCGAGCATGGTGCCGCCGACGCAATAGCCCGCGGCGGCGACATGCGGCGCTCCGGTCGCCTTCTGCACCGCGTCGAGCGCGGCCAGCACGCCCTCCTTCATGTAAGCGTCGAAGCCCTTGTCCGCCTGGCTCTCGTCGGGATTGACCCAGGAGACCACGAAGACGGTGAGGCCCTTGCCGGTCGCCCAGCGCACGAAGCTCTTCTCGCGATTGAGATCGAGCACGTAGAATTTATTGATCCAGGGCGGCACGATCAGCAGCGGGCGCTCATAGACCGTCTCCGTCGACGGCGCATATTGGATGAGCTCCATCACCGGCGTGCGGTAGACGACCTTGCCGGGCGTCGACGCCATGTCGACGCCGAGCTCGAACTTGCTCTCGTCGCTCTGGCGCAGCTTCAACATACCGCGCCCGGCGGAGAGATCCTCGGTCAGCATCTTCATGCCGCGCACGAGATTTTCGCCGCGCGCATCGAGCGTCGCACGCAGCAGCTCGGGATTGGTGGCCACGAAATTGGACGGCGACAAAGCGCTGGCGATGAGGCGCGTGTAGAAGGCCGCCTTGGATTTCGTCTGCGGATCGAGCCCGTCGGTGCGCTCGACCGCCTCGCTCGCCCAATGCGTCGTCAGCGCATAGGATTGGCGCAGGCAATCGAAGAAGGGATTGTCGCGCCATTCGGGCGCGGAAAAGCGCTTGTCGCTGGGGTCCGCCGGCACCACTGGCGGCACATCGGCGCCGGAGAAGCGGCGCAGGGTCTGGCTCCAGATCGCGCTGAGGCCGGTCAGGAGATCGGCCTGCGCCGCCACCGCCTGCTCGGGCTTG
The sequence above is a segment of the Methylosinus trichosporium OB3b genome. Coding sequences within it:
- a CDS encoding PHA/PHB synthase family protein, whose translation is MTAGRRSTAGAKRRPPHLRDAAETKLVVEEPPPAENADVSLLEAPRVNGARVAAAAPAQKKKTGKVRAKPRAPVQEPPVQEPPVREPTAEAPREAMIAIATPPAAPTAEERRLELQAAAALVAGAAAELTEAQRRSLMGQLQALEPAPPAPAPVLTPAAPPEIPAAPQRKPARDYQAGAAESTAHDFEIIAENLARLVDQGRKALAAAVGGMEPGDTRSELASNVADATKTLGAVAERWMAKPEQAVAAQADLLTGLSAIWSQTLRRFSGADVPPVVPADPSDKRFSAPEWRDNPFFDCLRQSYALTTHWASEAVERTDGLDPQTKSKAAFYTRLIASALSPSNFVATNPELLRATLDARGENLVRGMKMLTEDLSAGRGMLKLRQSDESKFELGVDMASTPGKVVYRTPVMELIQYAPSTETVYERPLLIVPPWINKFYVLDLNREKSFVRWATGKGLTVFVVSWVNPDESQADKGFDAYMKEGVLAALDAVQKATGAPHVAAAGYCVGGTMLAATLAYLAEKGDDRIDSVTFLATQVDFTDAGDMQVFIDEARLAALDEAMSRTGYLEGVKMATTFNMLRPNELFWTYFVNNYMKGVEPAAFDLLTWNSDCTRIPRANHLFYLRYCYIENALSQGRMVIDGVTLNLRKVKIPIYELAAKEDHIAPARSVFTGAKYFGGEVRYVLAGAGHIAGVVNPPDKHKYQYWTGGPPMGAYEDWVKAAKESKGSWWDDWHDWITSQAPEQVAARIPGEGGLKALCDAPGDYVRVRA